In the Parasphingorhabdus halotolerans genome, ACATCATTTGTTTCCGGTGGGGCTGAAGAATATCGAAATACTGGTCCACCCACAGTCAGTGATCCATTCCATGGTCGAATATCGCGACCGGTCGACTTTGGCGCAACTGGGTTCGCCCGACATGCGTATCCCCATCGCCAGCGCACTTGCCTGGCCCGAGCGGATGGAGACTGATTGCAAACCGCTCGATCTGGTGACAATCAGCCAGCTTGATTTTGAAGCGCCGGACCTTGAACGTTTTCCGGCCATTAAACTCGCTCGCTCAGCTATAGAGTCGGGCGGTGGCAAGCCGGCCATCTTAAATGCGGCCAATGAAATAGCGGTGGCAGCGTTTCTGAATGGGACCATTCAGTTTCTGGAAATCACCGAGATTGTATCGCGCGTGCTAGAAGGCTATAGCCCACCGCAACCTGAATCTCTCGACGATATTTTTGCGATAGATGAGGCGGCAAGGGCGCGGGCGACACATTTGGTTGAGGAAATGACAGTTTGATTGAAGGTCCAGGTCTTTTACTGACAGTTTTTGCGTTTTTGATCGTCATTGGCTTACTCGTCTTTGTGCACGAAATGGGACACTATCTGGTAGGTCGCTGGTGCGGAGTGAAGGTGGAAACCTTCGCGATCGGATTTGGCAAGGAAATCACCGGCTGGACCGACAAGCGCGGAACGCGCTGGAAATTGTGCATGCTACCGCTTGGCGGCTATTGCCAGTTTGCGGGCGATATGGATCCGGCTAGCTCGCCTAGTGATGAATGGCTCAAGATTCCAGAAGAAGAACGTAACCAGGCTTTCCAGTCGAAGTCGCTATTGCAGCGCGCAGCGATTGTGTTTGCGGGACCAGCGATAAACTTCCTTTTCGCGATGCTTATTTTGGGCGGCTTCGCAGTAGCATATGGCGAGAATGTTACGTTACCAGTAGTTGGTGAAGTCGCGGAGGGAACAACGGCGGAGAAACTCGGCCTTCAGCCCGGTGACAAGATTGTGGAACTGGATGGCGATAAAATTGATTCCTTTGGTGATCTTGCCCGCGAAATTTCAATCATTCCCGATGAGGAAATCACACTAAAATATCAGCGCAACGGTGATCTGATCTCCGCGACAACGACGGTCGGTGTCCGGATCGAAAAGGACCGCTTTGGCAATGAATATCGAATTGGTCAGCTTGGCGTTAGGGCAGGAAAGTTTGAGCGCCGGGATGTGTCGATATTTGAGGCTCCAGTAGTGGCTGCCGAGCAAACCGTGAGCATCGTGGACCTTATCGTAACGACGATGGGGCAGGTGATCAGCGGGAGGCGCTCGATTAAAGAACTGGGTGGCCCGCTAAAAATTGCCCAGGTTTCCGGCGAGCAATTTGTCGCTGGTCTCAATCAATTCATATTCTTCGTTGCTCTGATCTCAATTAACTTGGGGTTCATCAACCTCCTGCCAATCCCCGTGCTCGATGGAGGCCATCTGATGTTCTACGCAATCGAAGCGGTTCGGCGCAAGCCGGCTAACCCGAAGGTGCAGGAATGGGCTTTCCGGTCCGGTTTTGCGCTCGTGGTTATGTTTATGTTGGTAGTTACGTTTAATGATCTGTCGTCGTTCGGACTGTTCAAGGCATTTTCTGGCTGATTGGCCATTGATTGCTGGAGCCAGTTGGGGCAGGGGGTTCGCTTGAAGTTGGCGCGGATAACTGTTCCAGCTTTTGTTATTTATTGGTTTTTTGGGCGTGAAAGCGAGTTTGTCTGTGAAGCATAAGAATCGGCTCTTGCCAGCCTTGATGTGTGGTACGATTTTAGCTGGGATTGTATCTCCAGCCTACGCGCAAGAAACTACGCCTGCGGCCTCTGTGCTACCTGTGGATGATACCATACGGTCGATTACAGTTAATGGTTCCCAGCGTCTGGAATCACAAACCGTATTATCCTATATGAAATTGCGAGTTGGACAGAAATATACTCAGGAATCGGCTGACCAGGCGCTCAAGGACCTATTTGAAACCGAGCTGTTCAAAGACGTCAGCATTCGCAATAATAGTGGCGCAGTTGTTATTGAAGTGATCGAGAACCCGGTGATCAACCGCATATTGCTCGAGGGCAATAAACGGATCAAGGAAGACAAGATTCGTCCCGAAATCCGGTTGGCGCCGAGGCAGATTTTTACGCGCTCCAAAGTCCGTGCTGATGTTGCGCGTATTGTTGAACTATATAAACGCAAGGGCCGGTTCGCTGCGAGTGTAGAGCCGAAAATGGTTCAACTCGACCAGAACCGCGTTGATATCGTCTTCGAGGTTAGCGAAGGCCCTAAATCCAAGGTTCAACAGATCAATATCATTGGAAATGAGAAATTTTCTGATGGCAAGCTTCGCGGCGAAATGGCAACCAAGCAGGCACGTTTCTATCGCTTTTTCAGTTCCAGCGACACTTACGACCCGGATCGGCTGGCGTTCGACCAACAAAAGCTGCGTCAATTTTATCTGACCGAGGGCTATGCAGACTTTCGCGTAATCTCGGCTGTCGCCGAACTGACACCTGACAAAAAAGACTTCATCATTACTTATGTGGTTGAAGAAGGCGACCGTTACAAATTCGGCGATGTTACAGTAGAAAGTGATATTCGCGACTTCACGTCTGAAAGGCTGACGCCGTTGTTGCCTATGCAAGCTGGCGATTTTTACGATGCCAAGCAAGTGGAAGATACGGTCGAGACATTGTCGGAAACGGCAGGCTTGTTTGGCTATGCATTTGCGGATGTTAGGCCGCAGTTTGAGCGTGACAAAGAAACTTTGACTATGGGCATTGTCTTCAAAGTCGCAGAGAGTGATCGCGTCTATGTCGAACGGATAGACATTAACGGAAACACTTTGACGCAGGACAAAGTTGTTCGACGCGAGTTTCGCCTGAATGAAGGTGACGCTTTTAACAGCTTCCAGGTAAAACGCTCGGCCAACCGGATCAAGTCCCTTGGATTTTTCCAGGAAGATCTGGAGATTGAGCAGAAACAGGGCAGTGCGCCGGACCGTATTATATTGGAAGCCAACGTTGAAGAACGGGCGACGGGCCAGTTGCAACTCTCTGCGGGTTTCTCAAGTGTCGAGAACTTCATCCTCCAAGCCTCTGTTCAACAAAGTAATTTTCGCGGAAAAGGTCAGCAACTGCGCGCTAGTGTCAGCTATTCCAGTTTCTCCAATTCGGTCGAGCTCGGCTTTACCGAACCTTATCTTTTTGATCGAAACATTGCTTTGGCGGGCGATATTTTTCGTCGTGATCTGAACAGCTTTAACTTTATCAACAATGATCGAAATACGACCTTCGAGCAGGTGACGACAGGCTTCCAGATTAGAGCCGGTGTGCCAATTACCGAGTATTTGTCGGCATCATTTCGCTATGGTTTGAGCGAAGATGATGTGACACTGGATCGAAACACCTTCTTCACGGACTCCAACAATGACGGCATTCTGGGCAACAGCGTGGCGGACACTTGTGATCCGTTGCGCGCAGGCCGTTTTCTCTGCGATACCATTGGCAAGCGAACCACTTCATCGTTGGGCGCGTCTTTAATATATGATGATCGCAACAACCGAATTCGTCCAACACGCGGCCAGACGGTGGTTGGCAGCGTTGATTTCGCTGGCCTGGGCGGTAGCGTGAAATATATTCGTGGCCGATTGAACGCATCAAAATACTGGCAACCATTTGGTGACTTTGTATTCTCGGTGAGCGCGGAAGCGGGTTATATTCATCCGCTGGAAAGTCGCGGTACCGCAGCGAATGGTATCGACGATGTCCGCTTGACAGACCGGTTCTTCCTTGGGGAGCCGCAAATGCGCGGCTTTGATATTCGTGGTATCGGGCCGCGTATTATTCGTGCGGCTACAATTCCCGGATTGGATTCAGGTGGAAACGTTATCAACGAGTTGGTCATTAATAATAATGGCCAGCAAGACGATGCGATTGGTGGTCGTGCCTATTACCTCGGACGCGCAGAGCTTGAAATCCCACTGGGTACTGGTGCTAGAGAACTAGGTCTTCGGCCATCAATCTTTGTCGACGTTGGTGCGGTGTTTAAGGTGCGGCAGCCAATACTGCTGACGGACTTGCAGACACAAACTATTGCACTGACCGATAGCCAAGGCAATGTCTCCCCTACCGGAGCAGCCGCAGGTCTCTTTCTGACTAAAGATGCAGCCGGTAACGCTGCAACTACATTTGATGCCGTTACCAATGGGGTCGCAAATCCTGTTGCCACTAGCTTTACAGAACGCTTCTTTGGCGACAGTCCGTCACCTCGCGTTTCCGTCGGTTTCGGTGTTAACTGGAACTCGCCATTTGGTCCGTTCAGGATTGATATCGCCAAAGCTTTGTTAAAAGAGCCTGGCGATGATACAAAACTATTCACTTTCAACGTAGGAACACAATTCTAATGACTTTTTCAACCAAAACACTTTTGAAATCCGCTGCATTGGGTTTGGCTGCTGTCTCCGTGCCCGCACTTGTAACTGCACCTGCCTCGGCACAGTCTCGCTTAGGCGTAGCGATGGCAAACTATGAAGCTGCGATTGTTAAATCACAGGCTTATCAGACAGCCGTTACCCAGATGAAAACGACGTATAAGGCGGATATCGACGCGTCGAATGCGCGGGCTACTGCTCTGCAAGCGGAACTCAAACCGTTGGTCGATGCCTATAATGCCGCTGTTCAGCAGCCCGGCGCAACACCGGCTTCAGTTCAGCCTCAGGCGCAAGCACTGCAAAACAAGCAGCAAGCCAGTCAACAAGAAATTGCACGTCTGCAACAGCGCGTGACGCTGGCAACCCGCTATGTTGAAGAGCAAGTCGCCGCAAAGTTGAATGATGCAATAAAATCTGCCATGAAATCGAAGAAAGTCGATCTGGTTCTTCAGCCGCAAGCGATTGTAGCGCGTGAGCCTTATGTCGATATTACCGACGATATCGTTCTGGAATTGAACAAGTTGATTCCATCAGCTTCGATTACACCACCAGCGGGCTGGCAGCCAGGACAGGAGCAGCAAGCACAGCAGCCTGCCGCAGCGCAACCTTCCGGCCGTTAATCAGCAATATGGCTCACGTTATTGACTATGACGTAACCAAGGTTATGGCGGTGCTTCCGCACCGCTATCCCATGCTTTTGGTTGATCGGTTGGAAGAGCTTGTCAAAGACGAGTCGATCCGGGCAATAAAAGCCGTCACGATGAATGAGGGTTTCTTTCAGGGCCATTTCCCTGGTCGGCCGATTATGCCCGGAGTGATGATTGTAGAGGCGCTGGCCCAAGCGGCTGGTGTTCTTGCCATGGAGAGTTTCGGTCTCGTCGGTTCAGGAAAGCTAGTCTATTTTATGGCGATTGACGGAGCGAAATTTCGGGTGCCAGTCGAACCGGGTTGTCTCTTGTCGCTTAATGTGAAATTCGAGCAGAAACGCGCAAGGGTTTGCAAATTTTCTGGTCAGGCGATGATTGGCGACAAGCTCGCAGCAGAAGCTAATTTTACAGCCATGATTGCGGACCCTCCAGAAGCGCAATAGCGTTAAAAGAACCTTGCACTTTTATGGGGTGGCAGCTAATGCGCCGCTTCTTACGAAGAAATTCGCTTATGAGCTGGTCGGAAACCAGTTCGCTATGGAGCAGAAAATGAAAAAAGATACGCATCCCGATTATCATATGATCAAAGTCCAGATGACCGACGGTAGCAGTTTTGAAACCCGCTCGACATGGGGCAAAGAGGGCGATACACTGCAGTTGGATATCGACCCAAGCTCTCACCCGGCATGGACCGGTGGTAACCAGCGCTTGCTGGATGCTGGTGGCCAGGTTGCGCGCTTTAACAAGCGTTTTGGCGGACTTTCGCTCAAAAAAGGATAATTGGTTTCGGCGTTTTTGGTCGACTACCACAAATCCATTGGACCCAGCCAACGATCGAGAAGCGCTAGTTTCTCGCGGTAAATCTCCGTGGCTCGCTCAGGTGTCGTTTTTACGAGCTGGATTTGCGCGCCGGGCCGCAATTGGCCGATCAGGTGCCGATCAGCGCGAATCACTTGCGCTATTCTCGGATAACCTCCGGTTGTCTGGGCATCAGGACCGAGCAGAAATGGCTGACCGTTTGGTGGACATTGAATGGTGCCCGGAAACACTGGCGTACTGGGCAAATTATTAGCCTTGTCACATTCCAGTGGTTCCCCGATCAATTCAATCCCCATGCGACTTGAACGTTGCCCGGCATTGCATTTTTCCTCGAACAGCTTTTGCTTCGCGTTGGCTCTTAGGAAATGGAACTCGGGACCAACGGTTGCGCGGAGAATGAAGCTGTTCGAGTTTAATGCCACTATGGGTTGCGGAGTTTTCGGCGCTGATAATTGTTTCAGGTTTTTGCCAGGGGGATCGCTATCTGTCCAAGTGAGGCGATCACCTGCTTTTAGCGGACGGCCATATAGTCCGCCAATGCCAGCCTGCAAATAGGTCGATTGACCACCAAGAACTTTCCGAATGTCCAGGGTTTTGTCGATCGACAGATAGGAGCGGCAACCGGTTCTCGCAGGATCAATTTCCACGATATCGTCGGCGTTCAATGCAAGTAACCGTTGAAGGTCAGCGGTGTTGCCGTTTATCCGAATGGAATATGCAGCCCCAGTCAATGCAGCATTGCAGGGTTGTTCCACCTGAAAGCGCATCATATCCAGAGTAATTTCGATTGCCAAAGCATCTGCTGGCTTGCCGACCAACCGGTTTGCCAATGCCAATGACAGACAATCAGCCGCGCCCGCTGCTGGCATGCCAATGTGACGATGCCCCTGAAAGGGAGCACCTTGTAAGGTTGTTTGTAGGCCGGGTTTAATGATCGTTAGGGCCAATGTATTGGCTCTTTCAAAAGGCGATTAAAATCGTCACGGTCGATTGGTGTGAAACGGACGGGTAGTTGTGGCGACAGCATTGCAGGCTGATCACGTGCAGGATCGAACATCGCGAGCGGCGTGCGACCGATGATTGGCCAACCGCCGGGGCTGTCAAAAGAATATATGCAGCTTTGCTCGCCAATAATACCAACCGACCCGGCCAAAACCTTTTGGCGCGGTTGTGGCAAGCGCCCGATATTCGGCACAGGCTTGCTCGACCGGAGATAACCAAAGCCGGGCATGAAACCGAGCATGGTGACGGTGAACTCTAACGAGCAATGCCACTTAGCTAGAAGTTGAGGCTTCACGCCAACTGCCTGCGAGATCAGTTTTTGATCTGGTCCAAACTCCGGATCATAACATACAGGAATTGTGATCGGATTGGAGGGTTCCATAGCCTCGATTTCTGCGGTTTTCAGACGTTCTCGCAGCAAAGTCTCTGCTTCGGATGGCGAATATTGCGCCGGATCAAATTGAACAGCGAGGGTTTCAAGTCCGGGAACGATTTCCAGCCAGTTCGATTGAGTTTCCAATTGGCCGATTGCGGCGTGGACCGCGTTTAAGTCACCGAGCTGGACGGATATCCAATCGTCGCATACGTGGAAACAAGGGGCCGCCAGCTTCACAACGAAGGTGCTTTGACC is a window encoding:
- the rseP gene encoding RIP metalloprotease RseP, which encodes MIEGPGLLLTVFAFLIVIGLLVFVHEMGHYLVGRWCGVKVETFAIGFGKEITGWTDKRGTRWKLCMLPLGGYCQFAGDMDPASSPSDEWLKIPEEERNQAFQSKSLLQRAAIVFAGPAINFLFAMLILGGFAVAYGENVTLPVVGEVAEGTTAEKLGLQPGDKIVELDGDKIDSFGDLAREISIIPDEEITLKYQRNGDLISATTTVGVRIEKDRFGNEYRIGQLGVRAGKFERRDVSIFEAPVVAAEQTVSIVDLIVTTMGQVISGRRSIKELGGPLKIAQVSGEQFVAGLNQFIFFVALISINLGFINLLPIPVLDGGHLMFYAIEAVRRKPANPKVQEWAFRSGFALVVMFMLVVTFNDLSSFGLFKAFSG
- the bamA gene encoding outer membrane protein assembly factor BamA, producing the protein MCGTILAGIVSPAYAQETTPAASVLPVDDTIRSITVNGSQRLESQTVLSYMKLRVGQKYTQESADQALKDLFETELFKDVSIRNNSGAVVIEVIENPVINRILLEGNKRIKEDKIRPEIRLAPRQIFTRSKVRADVARIVELYKRKGRFAASVEPKMVQLDQNRVDIVFEVSEGPKSKVQQINIIGNEKFSDGKLRGEMATKQARFYRFFSSSDTYDPDRLAFDQQKLRQFYLTEGYADFRVISAVAELTPDKKDFIITYVVEEGDRYKFGDVTVESDIRDFTSERLTPLLPMQAGDFYDAKQVEDTVETLSETAGLFGYAFADVRPQFERDKETLTMGIVFKVAESDRVYVERIDINGNTLTQDKVVRREFRLNEGDAFNSFQVKRSANRIKSLGFFQEDLEIEQKQGSAPDRIILEANVEERATGQLQLSAGFSSVENFILQASVQQSNFRGKGQQLRASVSYSSFSNSVELGFTEPYLFDRNIALAGDIFRRDLNSFNFINNDRNTTFEQVTTGFQIRAGVPITEYLSASFRYGLSEDDVTLDRNTFFTDSNNDGILGNSVADTCDPLRAGRFLCDTIGKRTTSSLGASLIYDDRNNRIRPTRGQTVVGSVDFAGLGGSVKYIRGRLNASKYWQPFGDFVFSVSAEAGYIHPLESRGTAANGIDDVRLTDRFFLGEPQMRGFDIRGIGPRIIRAATIPGLDSGGNVINELVINNNGQQDDAIGGRAYYLGRAELEIPLGTGARELGLRPSIFVDVGAVFKVRQPILLTDLQTQTIALTDSQGNVSPTGAAAGLFLTKDAAGNAATTFDAVTNGVANPVATSFTERFFGDSPSPRVSVGFGVNWNSPFGPFRIDIAKALLKEPGDDTKLFTFNVGTQF
- a CDS encoding OmpH family outer membrane protein, which encodes MTFSTKTLLKSAALGLAAVSVPALVTAPASAQSRLGVAMANYEAAIVKSQAYQTAVTQMKTTYKADIDASNARATALQAELKPLVDAYNAAVQQPGATPASVQPQAQALQNKQQASQQEIARLQQRVTLATRYVEEQVAAKLNDAIKSAMKSKKVDLVLQPQAIVAREPYVDITDDIVLELNKLIPSASITPPAGWQPGQEQQAQQPAAAQPSGR
- the fabZ gene encoding 3-hydroxyacyl-ACP dehydratase FabZ: MAHVIDYDVTKVMAVLPHRYPMLLVDRLEELVKDESIRAIKAVTMNEGFFQGHFPGRPIMPGVMIVEALAQAAGVLAMESFGLVGSGKLVYFMAIDGAKFRVPVEPGCLLSLNVKFEQKRARVCKFSGQAMIGDKLAAEANFTAMIADPPEAQ
- the rpmE gene encoding 50S ribosomal protein L31, with product MKKDTHPDYHMIKVQMTDGSSFETRSTWGKEGDTLQLDIDPSSHPAWTGGNQRLLDAGGQVARFNKRFGGLSLKKG
- a CDS encoding biotin-dependent carboxyltransferase family protein, translating into MALTIIKPGLQTTLQGAPFQGHRHIGMPAAGAADCLSLALANRLVGKPADALAIEITLDMMRFQVEQPCNAALTGAAYSIRINGNTADLQRLLALNADDIVEIDPARTGCRSYLSIDKTLDIRKVLGGQSTYLQAGIGGLYGRPLKAGDRLTWTDSDPPGKNLKQLSAPKTPQPIVALNSNSFILRATVGPEFHFLRANAKQKLFEEKCNAGQRSSRMGIELIGEPLECDKANNLPSTPVFPGTIQCPPNGQPFLLGPDAQTTGGYPRIAQVIRADRHLIGQLRPGAQIQLVKTTPERATEIYREKLALLDRWLGPMDLW
- a CDS encoding 5-oxoprolinase subunit B family protein, which gives rise to METQSNWLEIVPGLETLAVQFDPAQYSPSEAETLLRERLKTAEIEAMEPSNPITIPVCYDPEFGPDQKLISQAVGVKPQLLAKWHCSLEFTVTMLGFMPGFGYLRSSKPVPNIGRLPQPRQKVLAGSVGIIGEQSCIYSFDSPGGWPIIGRTPLAMFDPARDQPAMLSPQLPVRFTPIDRDDFNRLLKEPIHWP